AGGAAGCCGCCGTTCTGGGACTGAAGGAGGATGAATCGACTGGACTGGAGGCATTGATTGTTCTGAATTATGACCACGGCAACTTAAGCGAAGTGCAGCAGTATTCCCTCCGAGCAGCAGAGCGGGGACGCACGGCCAGTCCTGCCACCACCATGTATATGTTGGCTCACACGGGGTCTTGTCTGGCCGAAATTGGGCGCGACATGATCCGTGCTGAATCGCTATTGTTGGAAGCCCAATCAATTAGCGATCGCCTGAGCATCCCTGCCATTGACATTCCCTTTGGTCTGGGGTGTGTACGGCGGTTTCAGGGACAGATCGATGAGGCGCGATCGCTGTTACGGCAGGGTTGGCAAATGGCTCAAATGGCTCAGGATCACTGGCGCGAATGTCTCTGCCTCACCAATCTGGTGATGCTGGAATTAGAGACTGGCAATCCTACAACGGCATTGAATGAGGGCAACGAATTGATTCACGTTTCAGCACAGATGGGTGGGGGCAGTGAAGCGCCCCATGCGGCTGCATTAGATGCCGTGACGCGGTATGTGTTGCAGGAGAAGAATGCCGCAGATTCGCTCCTGCGATCGCTCCAGATGCTCCGGCAAATCGACTCGCCGCGAATGCTGGCTTATATGCAAACGATCGCCGCCCAATGGGATTTGACCCAGGGCAATGGGCAACAGGCGGTTGCCCGTGCTGAGGAAGCTTTGGCAGCCGCCCAACTAATTAACAATCCCATCGCGATCGCCTTGGCGGGGTCGGTGATCATCCAGGCAAACCATCAGCGCGGTAATCTAGATTGCGCTCAGCGACACTTGGCTGACTTGAAAACCCAGTTGAAGGATCACACCTTAAGCGCCCAAGCGCAGCAGCGAATGATTAACTTGGATGTCTTGCTGAATCCATCCATTCACCCCTAAGAGAGTGTTTGTAAATTGATTGCAATCAAGCTCAAATGCTTGGCAATACTCGATCCCCCCTAGCCCCCTTTTCAAGGGGGGAAATGAACTCAAAGCCTAAATCCCCCTTAAAAACGGGGGATTTAGGGCGATCGCAAACCTCGTTTACAAACAGTTTCTAATCAAGGAGGAAACCTGGTATGAAATTTGCGATAGCGCCAGCGCTGACTTGTCAGTTCGCAGAAGTGACATTTTCACCGCCCCTGACCGCACCCGTAACCGATGAGGCTTGGATGCAGACCACCCAAAGCCTAGAGGGTTGCATCGCAGCGCGGCATATTCAATGGCTCTATTCTTTGGTGTCGGTGCAGGGCGATCGCTCCATTTGCGTCTATGCGGCGCCCTATGCCGATGCAGTGCGGGAAGCCTACCGCGAAGCTGGAATGTCCTTTCAGCAGATATATCCAGCCGAACAATGGTTTGATCAAGAGCCAAAAAGCTATCAAGATAATTTCTTGATAGTAGCGGAAGTGCGCTATGATCCACCGCTCACGAAATCCATGTATGAATCCCAAAAACAGCAAGCCGCAGGATGTTTTCACGAACTCAACATTCAATATGCTTGGTCAGTTTTGACCCTGGACGGCACCCGATCACATTGTGTATTCTCAGCCGCTTGTGCCGAAGATGTGCGATCGCTCTATCGTAAATTAAATGCGCCCTTCGATCTCGTTTGGAAAGCCATCCTAATTCAACCCCAAATTTAAGACACATCCCTCCATGTTGTAACTGGTCAAGCGTTGGATGATTCTCGGACGATTCCCGGACGGTTTCAGGACAGGGGGTTGCCTAATCTGGGAACAGAACAGCCAAGAACGGCTCTATAGCCAGTCTCTGGTTTTACTCACTGACTTGAAACCTACCATCACTCTAGGAGAAGCATCATGACCGCAACGATGATCAACCCTAACCAAGCCTACGAACAAGCGCTCCAGCGTGCTGGCCAAGTCAACTGGAAAATTGAAGACATCATTGGTGGCGACAAGCGCCTCGACTTCAGCAAACGCTTTATGCCGGAAGCCCTGGTACGAGTAAACGAAATCGCTTGTTTGAACGAAGCCGAAAAACTGATTTTGAACCAGATTCGCGGCAATAGCTATCTGCACTTATTTGGGGCTGTGGAAGAGGCTATTGTTCCCTCTGTGCTCAATCACGTCAAAACAACGGGCTTGAGCGACATCACCGCCACTCAAGCGTTACTCCACTTTGCGGAAGAGGAGAGCAAGCACATTCGCCTGTTTCGCCGCTTTGCCGAAGAGTTTGCACTGGGGTTTGGCAGTCGCTGCGATGGCATTGGTCCCGTGCCAGACATCGCCAACGCTGTGCTTCAGCACCATCCCTTGAGTGTGGGGTTGGCGATTCTCTATATTGAGTGGATGACCCAAAATCACTACCTGGCTACTGTGCGGGATAACGTCAGCGAAAGTCTGGATCCGCAGTTTTGCAGTCTGCTACGGAATCACTGGTTGGAAGAAGCCCAACATGCGACACTCGATGTCTTGGTGGTAGAGCAGTTGGTGCGAGAGATGTTACCCGCCGAGGTGGAAGCTGGGGTAGAGGACTTTTTCAAACTGATTGAGTTCTTGCATGGTGGCTTTATGATACAGGCGCAACTCGATCTGGAAAGCCTTGCCAGAGCCACAGGTCGCACGTTCACTGAAGCTGAGCAGCAAGAAATCCAGGCAATCCAGGAACGGTCTTATCAATGGACGTTTATTGGTTCTGGCATCAGCCACGGCAAGTTTGTCCAAACCTTTAGCCAGTTTGGCCCGATCGCCCAATCTCAATTGACCCAGATTGCGGAAAAGTACAGCAAGTAGCGCTATTGCGATCGCCAGGGCAGGCTAGTGGTTGGCAATTAACCTGCTCTGACATTGAACTTTAAACATCGGCAAGCCTGATTACATCGGAGAGTTTTCCTATGTTACCTTTACGCACGCTCATGCTGACGATTCTTGCCCTGATCGCCTTTGCCGGAAACTCCTTGCTCTGCCGCATGGCGCTCAAACAGACAGGCATCGATGCCGCCAGCTTCACATCGATTCGCTTGATCTCTGGTGCCCTGATGCTCTGGTTGATTGTCCAGCTATGGGGCGGGGCAATTCTCCCAGGGAGACGCTTCGCGAACCCCGAGGCGGGCAGTTGGCGTTCTGCACTGGCTCTCTTTGCTTATGCGGCATGCTTTTCGATTGCCTATACAAATTTGCCTGCCGGAAGTGGGGCTTTACTTCTGTTTGGCGCAGTGCAAATCACCATGATTGGCTACGGATTATCCAGAGGAGAACGCCTGCGAGGATGGCAGGTGACAGGACTCCTGCTTGCGCTTGTCGGGTTGGTGGGGCTACTTCTACCAGGACTTTCAGACCCCCCCCCTTGCCCAGTTCGTTGCTCATGCTGGGTGCAGGTCTGGCATGGGGAATTTATTCCTTGTGCGGTAAAGGGGTAGGTAATCCCATTCTGATGACGGGCGGCAATTTTCTGCGGACAATTCCGTTTGCAATCGCCCTCAGTCTGGTCACTCGTTCCCATATCTCTCTGGATAGTGCTGGGATCGGGTATGCCGTATGCTCCGGTGCGTTAACTTCCGCCGTTGGATACACCCTCTGGTATGCAGCATTACCAGGGTTAAAGGCAATTCAAGCCGCTACGGCACAATTGAGCGTCCCGATTCTGACGGCAGTGGGTGCCATAATTTTCTTGAACGAACCCATGACAAGCCGGTTGGGACTATCCTCCGTTGCTGTACTGGGTGGAATTGCCTTAGTGAATACGCAGCGAAATCTGACCTGGAATCTCTGGTTTATCACCTGGTTAGGATTGATAGCTGGATTGTTTGCACAACCATTTTATGAATATGTTGTTTACTTTTCAGCCATTCAGGTTGTAATTTTCCTCTCCATTGAACAGTTCAAATTAACCGCCTTTCCCGTACAAGTGCGTATTGCCTACCTTGCCTGGGTTGCTCTTGGCACCTATGTTCCATATCTGTCTATTCTCATGCTGATCACGACGATCGGGCTGACCGCCAATGTGTTCTTTGGTTACTGTCCACTTGCTCGCACGTTGTATTTACTACCTATTAACAGAAACGAACCCCTATCGATTGATTTGGTTAAGCGCGTATTTCAGAGCCCCCCTGTGAAAGGTCGTTTCGAGCTTTTGCCACCCGTGGTCAACTAAGCTTGCTCAATGGAAGTCTCCCATCAATCGTCGAAAGTTGGGAAATAATTTACTGGAGTGAAGTAATGACGGAGTGGTACAAGAAAGATCTTGCATATATTCATGATGTTGGTCACAGTGAGTATGCTCTCAAATCTGCTCCTGGCATACTCAATATTCTAGCTCAAAATAATATTCGAGAAGGTCTAGTAGTAGACTTGGGATGTGGAGGTGGATTATCGGCTTCAGAACTTAGCAAGGCTCATTATCGTGTGCTTGGAGTTGATATTTCTGAATCTCTGATCGCGATCGCTCGAACCAGAGTTCCAGATGCTGAGTTTCGAGTTGAGTCATTGTTTAAAGCCGACATCCCCTCTTGCAATGCGGTTATCTCAATTGGTGAATGTTTTAACTATCTGTTTGACAAAGATAACAATTGTCAAACATTGGTTCAACTTTTCGATCTCATCTACAGGGCATTAGTTCCAGGGGGCGTGTTCGTCTTTGATATTGCAGAACCGGGACAGGTGATGCCAGGAAATAAAACTCAAAGTTTTACCGAAGGGAAAGACTGGATAGTTCTGGTTGAGAAGGAGGAAAATCAAGAGCAGTCAACATTAATCCGTCGCATTATTACTTTACGAAAAGTGGGAGAACATTACAGGCGAGATGAAGAAGTCCATCATTTACGACTATACAAGGCGACAGACGTGGCTGAAAAACTTCGTCAGACAGGGTTCCAGATCCAAGTCAGGCGAGATTATGGTCAATATGAACTCCCAAAAGCTCATGCTGCCTTTATTGCCCGTAAATCAATATGAGATGATTTGCCATGTACAGACCTACTGCTTTTCAGGAAGACAACGTGGATAAACTCGTCGCTTTCATGAGAGCGACGAGTTTAGGAACACTGGTGTCGATTGTAAATGGCATTCCTTTCGCTTCGCATATTCCCCTCGTGATAACGCTCCAAGAAGGGGTCGTTAAACTTACGGGTCATCTCGCCAAGCAAAATCCTCAATGGCAAGTCTCATGAATTCAGAGATCGAAATCCAAATTCGCGCGTGCGAAGCGCGGCTTTATTCCGCAATGTCAGCTTCAGATGTGTCTGAGTTGGACATGCTCATCGCCGATGACCTCCTTTTTGTGGGACCAACTGGTGAACTGGCAACTAAAGCGATGGATTTGGAGGTACATCGTACTGGTGGTACAAAGTTTCACGAGTTTGTGCCCAAAGAGTTAGAAATACGTGTTTGGAGCGAGGACTTTGTTCTTACATCGGCTAAAATTTTCTTAAGCGGTACGTATTTAGGAAATGCGTATGCAGGTGATTATCGCTACATGAGAGTTTGGCGTAAAGACAAAAAGGGCTGGCAAATTGTTGGTGGTAGCGTTATCGCGCTGGGCTGAAAGTCTATACTCCCTAAATCTTGTTTGGTGACGAAGGTCTGAGCCGTTGAGGAGCATGGGTAGTGCTACAGCTAACAAGTCGATGAAGCGGACGGACAAGAAAATCTGATGATGAAGCCAAAACTATCTACCGCCGCTTATCTTGGTCGTTATGCGGATTGACCACCTACTAAATGCTACTTTATATCTCTCCACAGAAACACTTATGCAGGGAAGTTCTTATAAAGGCTGAATTTGAATAAGGTGGACAAATGAGAATTTTAATAGAAGCACTTGAACAACTGGAATATTGGTTGTGGCAGAATCATCCAGAATTGGCAAGCTCTATGGTTTCAGGACTAACCATAGATGAGATCGACACCATTTTACACGAACTTCCAGGTCAAGTTACTCAAGAGATCAGAGAGTTCTATCAATGGACAAATGGTAGCGAGATTTTTTTGACACCATGTCATTTTGATGAACCTCTACGTATAATGCCTCTTAGAACTGCAATTCAATATACTTCTGAGCCAAACAGCTTTCTTGAACAACGAATAAACATTCCAAAGCTAGTTATGTTTTGGGAGTCTGAAAGATGGCTTCATTTGGCAATTTGTGACGAAACTAAAGCTTCTCCAATCCTTGTTATAACTGACGACGATTTTACTAGATTGGCTTATTCAAGCCTGACAAGTATGGTTTTGACAAATCTTGAATGTTACCAAAAAGAGATTATTAAAATAGAGGTCAGAGATAGCTGGATAAGACTCAAGCTTAATGATGAACCTTCGAGGAAAGAATTTAATGCTATCCGCAATCGAAATAATCAGACTTTTGAGCTATCATCTTTTCAAGAACGCCACAATCTTGAGGTTATACAAATATGAAAAATGGTGGCGATCGCTGCATAACAACCCTGGTGCAGCGGATTTCCCGAAGTCGCTTGCTGTGTAGGAAAGACCTCGACAACCGCTGACCAGGAATGTTAGCCCTTAAGTCCTCGGTTGAGGCAGTTCATCCACCCTGTCTATTATAGCGTTTTTCAGCCTAGTAGGGCTGGCGAGGTAAGATATAGGAATCCACTGTTAATCTAGATAAACGTGCGCCCATATTCTGAAGACTTGCGGAGAAAAATAGTTGAGAGATACATAGACGGGAAGACCTCTCAACGCAAGCTAGCCGAACAGTTTCATGTAGCATACAGCTTTGTACGCAAACTAACGAAGCAATATCGAGAGACCGGGACTATCCGTCCGAAGCAGCGAACAGAACAAACCCCCAGCAAACTCAGTGCTGAGCATCTGGCTGTGTTGAGTGGCTTAGTTGAGACAAATAATGATGCCACCTTGAGCGAACTGTGTGATCTGTTAGACGAAGCAGTTGGGGTTCGAGTCAGCATAACGACAATGTTTCGGATGCTTCAGAAGCTGAACTTGACCCTTAAAAAAAC
The Neosynechococcus sphagnicola sy1 DNA segment above includes these coding regions:
- a CDS encoding nuclear transport factor 2 family protein, translated to MASLMNSEIEIQIRACEARLYSAMSASDVSELDMLIADDLLFVGPTGELATKAMDLEVHRTGGTKFHEFVPKELEIRVWSEDFVLTSAKIFLSGTYLGNAYAGDYRYMRVWRKDKKGWQIVGGSVIALG
- a CDS encoding nickel-binding protein; its protein translation is MKFAIAPALTCQFAEVTFSPPLTAPVTDEAWMQTTQSLEGCIAARHIQWLYSLVSVQGDRSICVYAAPYADAVREAYREAGMSFQQIYPAEQWFDQEPKSYQDNFLIVAEVRYDPPLTKSMYESQKQQAAGCFHELNIQYAWSVLTLDGTRSHCVFSAACAEDVRSLYRKLNAPFDLVWKAILIQPQI
- a CDS encoding FMN-binding negative transcriptional regulator, with the protein product MRATSLGTLVSIVNGIPFASHIPLVITLQEGVVKLTGHLAKQNPQWQVS
- a CDS encoding DMT family transporter translates to MLGAGLAWGIYSLCGKGVGNPILMTGGNFLRTIPFAIALSLVTRSHISLDSAGIGYAVCSGALTSAVGYTLWYAALPGLKAIQAATAQLSVPILTAVGAIIFLNEPMTSRLGLSSVAVLGGIALVNTQRNLTWNLWFITWLGLIAGLFAQPFYEYVVYFSAIQVVIFLSIEQFKLTAFPVQVRIAYLAWVALGTYVPYLSILMLITTIGLTANVFFGYCPLARTLYLLPINRNEPLSIDLVKRVFQSPPVKGRFELLPPVVN
- a CDS encoding helix-turn-helix domain-containing protein, producing MRPYSEDLRRKIVERYIDGKTSQRKLAEQFHVAYSFVRKLTKQYRETGTIRPKQRTEQTPSKLSAEHLAVLSGLVETNNDATLSELCDLLDEAVGVRVSITTMFRMLQKLNLTLKKT
- a CDS encoding EamA family transporter, with translation MLPLRTLMLTILALIAFAGNSLLCRMALKQTGIDAASFTSIRLISGALMLWLIVQLWGGAILPGRRFANPEAGSWRSALALFAYAACFSIAYTNLPAGSGALLLFGAVQITMIGYGLSRGERLRGWQVTGLLLALVGLVGLLLPGLSDPPPCPVRCSCWVQVWHGEFIPCAVKG
- a CDS encoding class I SAM-dependent methyltransferase, translating into MTEWYKKDLAYIHDVGHSEYALKSAPGILNILAQNNIREGLVVDLGCGGGLSASELSKAHYRVLGVDISESLIAIARTRVPDAEFRVESLFKADIPSCNAVISIGECFNYLFDKDNNCQTLVQLFDLIYRALVPGGVFVFDIAEPGQVMPGNKTQSFTEGKDWIVLVEKEENQEQSTLIRRIITLRKVGEHYRRDEEVHHLRLYKATDVAEKLRQTGFQIQVRRDYGQYELPKAHAAFIARKSI